The region GCAGATTTATAACcattatcattatcatatttaccagcatgctctactgcaggttgattttcagtggtgattttagcatgtaaatcttggtggggcaagtcatatatatatacatttatatatatatttcatgcatgccagcaaagccactacacaacacaacactaaacaatacattaattgcactacaTTGGTGACAATCGATGCCCACAaattgttagggcctacataaagctgtcccgacAGCACCATGGCATAAATCCTTACcaatgctacacctggctatcagcggagccttgtctggtagcgaaacagttcattcagcctcatttactactttaaaaaaaacatagctgatatagctgacttgcttaaacaaatgtgttttctaattacaattgagatgtacaaactattgcATAATGGGACGACGGACAGATAAGAGGCAACCTGTACtttcgatgaagacattaatgagcgagctaagacggacgtagttaatataactatttgttcagcccatttgaaatgtacagcaacagaattcagaacatgtgctgttcttacagtattctccctgtaRaccaagtcagaaccgtaggataaataaagggggcatataagcagacaatgaaagcttttacaatattagatgattacatttctctaaaacaggctataggctacatgtgcaccaccaagtcagaacagtaggctaagttatgagggggaaagggaccYacttagggtgaggcacatgggctactaatagcttactacacaacatacacttagtattactttcttagctacagtatacatatctccctggcatattacattttatgcagcagcatacaatacatgtttggactcaccttgttgtgatgtgcttacttgaacaggaaggtggcgcgatGGTCCTTGtgagcaaattttgtcatcaaatttgtcatcaaagtctggcattctctggatttatggttctTTCAAGactactgggaactctgaaaaaaacaaagtTGAATCaggacgtcagtgatcttcaggtcagagctctagaaagatgcctgagTTTCCTCTTAGAAAAGAGAccattaaacccagacttggaccacacacccactccactgaatatcagactagtgatttctttgcaacgcttgcagttagccactgattccttccaaaccactcattgatgaatttgcgatttcaacttgttgtgtaatgtttatgtccaatggccgatacGATTTATCTACAMTGTcttttcatatgacaaggattgaaaagtagattgttgacttgattcatgatggtGACTgtttgtctagcttgctagctacgattttgaaagtatgacgtGGACattatcagtccaatcaaagctactgtagatataacgttatttgacgtcattttatctgtggccaatgacattgAGCCTTCTTGYATGGGCACTTCTACtgcaactctatggcagcacccaagggaccTGAACTTTCGAGCTCTCCTCGTAgattagagaacattaccaacccctacgctccatattttctgctggctgccccaccaccacagaaagcactgatctaggctgaaacacctgcattttggagcggCCTTACTTAAGAAAGCAAAACAGAGACCATGtgtgtatgcggctttattaactcaatgatttttttaaacattgtttgcaaacaatACATTATGCGATACGTATTAATGcccaaataacatgcaaaacagacacCAGCTAAACATGTGGGGCTCCRcatctgccctgaatgacgggtcgccatttaacgtctgtgtttttgcatgtacattgatatTTTAgtatttaggctaccaactgttTTTCTAACAGCAGTGTCCAGGttaattccattttaattcagtcaattcagagaAAGAAAAATCAATTCAAGAATTGAAAATCTGAACAGGATCATCAGATCACAATCAGTTCACAATGTGTATTTCGATCGTCTACACACCTACAAACATGAGCAAAATCAGGATGTGGGCATCAGGACAATGGACACATGCTAGCAcaaggtataaacggggctagaSATTCCTATCTCAATGAGACTCACCTTCGGACCATCCAAAATAAGCATGACACAAGCAGGAGTTCTGCGAGAGCCTTGTCGTTTACTGCCTTCTTGGCACGACTCCTGTccccaccaccctctctccctgaGACTCCATCTGATCTCGATCTGAAACTGACCTCTTTATGTAAGAGAACAGACTGTTACATAAGCAAATATCAGAACAACCGATGATTCCACAATGCTGCACggaacaatttttttatttatttttattaatcagaacacaaacacatcaaATAAACAGTAGACCTAACTGTTCATGGAGACGAACTGGGGTGAGAGAAAATGTTAATTATACTCGTGTATATCAATATCCGAGCGGCCAAAATGCATCAGCACAGTGAGGGCCACCATCTGTGAAACATTAACAAAGAGGGAACTGAACATGTTGTTGTGCCGGAATGGTTCCTCCTGGCCAAAATGTCAGAGGGAGTTAGCATCAGGGTCATTGAAGCTGTGTTGTGTATCCGACTGGGKGGGAGGTGTTGCCAATAGCCAAGCGTGAGGGAATGAAAATGAAAGATGCAGTTCATTTTGCTGACGTTTTTTCGTACATCACAttttcatcactctctctcccatctccacggcAACAGTATAAAAAATAGGTTGTCGGAGACGGAGGGCGAGAAATGGAGAGATGAACTAGAGTGGCCAATCTGTCACCACGACACGAGAAATGAGAAAgacatctctctttccttctctcctctctctccRCTGCTCCCTTCCTCCAGTCCTGTCCTCTGATCCGTGACACAAATGTTTGTAGACTTGAATCAGCTggtaaaataagaaaaacctATTTGAGATATTACAACTGGTGAAGTGCATGGTAAACACAGtgactagtgtgtgtgtttttttgttgttgttgagtgaaGGACATTGGCCATTTTATGTGCATGCAGCTGCCATCACTCAGAGATGGCTGGAGAACAGGAAGTGGTTTGTGTTTGGACTTCTGGATCTGTTGACGTCGTGACACTAGCAGGGTCACCAAGCAGGGTCATAACCAATTCACCCAACGTTGGTATGGATTGGAAAATAACATGCATGTGTATAGACATGTCTGCACACATAAtcacacataatcacacacacacagcacacaacgaATCaagtgcacaccacacacacacaaatcaagtgcacacacacacacaccacacacacacacacacacacacacacacacacacacgaatcaagtgcacacacacacacacgcgaatcaagtgcacacacacacacacacacacacacacacacgaatcaagtgcacacacacacacacacacacgaatcaagtgcacacacaatgaatcaagtgcacacacacacacacaccacacaatcaagtgcacacacacaccacacacacacacacatgaatcaagtgcacacacgcacacacacacacacacacaccaccacacacacacacacacacacacacacacaacacacacgaagcaatcaagtgcacacacacacacacaacacacacacacgaatcaagtgcacacacacacacacacacacacacaaatcaagtgcacacacacatgaatcaagtgcacacaaccacacacacaccacacaaatcaagtgcacacacacacacacacacacacacacacaacacacaacacacatgaatcaagtgcacacacgcacacacacacacacacacacatgatcaagtgcaacacacacacacacacacacacgatcaagtgcacacacacacacacacacaaatcaagtgcacacacacacacacagtgttatccCAAGATTTTGCTCTACTGTGATTTCCTTTCGTCGCTGCACCTgcaccacacacatcaacaaagtCATCtgactccttctctttctgtagtTACACTTGAAACAGGAGGCCTACTTTTTGTATATGTGCGGCAGCCATCAAGCAGGTGCATGCCTAATACAGTCTAGCATTGTGTGCTCAGTAATGTACTGGTGAAATGGCCACTGATGAACCTGCTATCATTTGTCACTTGTCATTCAGCAGCTGAGAGTCTTCCAGAGGTCTCCAAGGAACAGCTGGGCAgttgccccctcctcctcctaaaaaaaaaaaaaagagggatgtttcccaatgctggaagggaggCCTAAGTgacagaaatattgttccagaACTCATTGCATATCCTATCCTATAATGATATAATAGATTGATTCATATCATATCATTCAGCTAACGTTCAAGCCAAGGATTAGCAACTAAAGTTCTATAGTGTTTGCACGTGAGCAAAAGAGAAAACAACTGGATATATTTGCAAATATTTATTGAAGTACAACATAACAAATATAtatgtaaaacaaatgtataaaTGATATTTATCTTAGAAATCAAGAGTGACTTAAGAAGTCAAAAGAGGCAacgacaaaataaaatgtatagttTTGGCGTGTTACAAACAAAATAAGAGAGTACATATTTTCACGTctggaaaagcattttttttgttcCTATCTTCAAGATGAAGGATGAGAGGCGTTTGCTATCTGTGGAGCTTCACACAGAAGTAAGAGCTGTGCCAAAAGCGTTGCAAAGTGTCTCCTAACTTTAGTTACCATTGAATCACTTTCAGTGGTCGGTCGATGCTTTCAGAGTTTAGTCAGTCAAATCTTGAATgagcatttttgttgttgttgttgtcatgaaTAGACTTCAATCTTCTTGAAGCAGAATATAATaggtacaaaaaaaaacaaaacaaggccTCCTGTCCTGAAGTCCTCGGCAGTAGAAAAGGAATCTATCTGGAAAGGTGTATTCAACACTGCGTCAAAGCTAATGTGCTAACCCTAGCTTCTCTGAGAAGCGTTAGCAATATAATCCAGCCAGTGATATATATTACTAGGTAGAGTTCTTTACAAAAAATGCTTCAAATTCATAccatactgagtgtacaaaacatgaagaatccccccccccccttgcttgctctcagaacagcctcaattagtcaggGCATGGTTtctactgacttgcctagtaaataaaggATGGCCCATGTCGACTRcaatgcttcccacagttgtgtcaagttggctggatgtcctttgggtggtggaccattcttgatacacacgggaaactgttgagcgtgaaaacccagcagtgtttcagttcttgacacaagcaggtgcacctggcacctactaccttacCCCGTTCAATGGCCcttcaatgttttgtcttgcccgttcaccctctgaatggcacacatacacaatccatgtctcaattgtctcaatgcttaaaaatccttctttaacctgRctcctccccttcatctacactgattgaagtggatataacaaggttcataaataagggatcatagttttcacctggattcacctggtcagtctatgtcatggaaagagcaagtgttcttaatgttttgtatactcagtttaTATCGATAtgctaatatacagtatatttgtatgTAGAAACATATATTTTCAAGGAGAATGGCCTCTATATACACAGGAGCAGCTTGGAGATCAGTCGAGTTCTGTTCATTGGGCCCCCGTGTGAAGCAAAatattggagggaaaagggggcgTGTGTCAGTGCCAGGAAGGCGGCGTACACGTTCTATTTCTCCTCAGGCTCCGCCCCTCACTGGGCAGTGTCAGAGTCACTGGAGTCCAGGCTTTGCTGTGGTGGCGTGGCTGTGCGGCGGCCGGTCGTCGGGCAGTAGAGCGCCTGCGTGCTCCGGCGAAGGTTCTCCAGGGACTGCAGGAAAGACCGGCgcgccctctcctcctccaggggCGAGgcgccctcctcctccacctcagcAATCTCGGCGAAGGTGACGGGCTGGGTCTTGAAGCGGGCCTCGCGGG is a window of Salvelinus sp. IW2-2015 linkage group LG13, ASM291031v2, whole genome shotgun sequence DNA encoding:
- the LOC111971860 gene encoding uncharacterized protein C11orf96 homolog; its protein translation is MAVVRPMPMETQGFHHMAVVRQMPLETQGFHHVLPAHLLSSTMEEFPQQLPVPKGPARGKSRPRRAREARFKTQPVTFAEIAEVEEEGASPLEEERARRSFLQSLENLRRSTQALYCPTTGRRTATPPQQSLDSSDSDTAQ